One genomic segment of Pandoraea sputorum includes these proteins:
- a CDS encoding CesT family type III secretion system chaperone, which yields MQDLHSFHNVVGELLHHIGFFSFEPAPDQEVVSLDVEDRMSLHFGAIDHVSWFMLAEINETPTTDALAAALQANHLRADFRQPVFSLNDNGTLNCWMKMPLDGQDRATLADAFGELLDVAQALPAAH from the coding sequence ATGCAAGACCTACATTCCTTTCACAACGTTGTCGGTGAGTTGCTGCATCACATCGGCTTTTTCTCATTCGAACCGGCCCCGGATCAGGAAGTCGTGAGTCTCGATGTCGAAGACCGCATGTCGCTGCACTTTGGCGCGATCGATCATGTGTCCTGGTTCATGCTCGCCGAAATCAACGAAACGCCCACGACCGATGCCCTGGCCGCCGCCCTGCAGGCCAATCATCTGCGCGCGGACTTCCGTCAGCCGGTGTTTTCGCTCAATGACAACGGCACGCTCAATTGCTGGATGAAGATGCCGCTCGACGGGCAGGACCGCGCCACGCTGGCCGACGCGTTCGGCGAACTACTGGATGTCGCGCAAGCACTCCCTGCGGCCCACTGA